The DNA region CCTGGTGCCCGGTTGAAACGTAACTTCGTGCCAGTCAGACCATTTCCACGCCGAAACGTAGGGATTGTCCACGCGCTGCCAGAAGTACCGCCGTGGGTTCTGTTCCATGTGACCTAACATGAATATGTGAGTATTTTTTCCGTCCTCCACGAGGAACGCCGAGTCGTACCGCATGTCGAGACGATCGCACGTAGCGGCAACGAATTCGCGAAACACCTTTTCGGTGTGCTCCTTGCTCAGCCTGGCTGATGCCAATGCATTCTCCAGCTTGCTGAATGCTTCGGTTTTTCGGTATCGCAGTGCGGGATCGAGAAAACTGCCTGGGTACCTGAGAAGCCGCTGGAGGCCCGCCCATGTGCCGTAGCGCTTGTGATAGGCGTCCCAGTAGTCAAAATAGCCTCCAGGCCGCTTCAGCTCGGCGAGTGCCGATGCGATCACGTCCGGTTCCATGCCCTCCCTGCAGCGATGCAAATAGAGCTGCACGCTGGCGATCGCTTCGGCCAGCCGGGAAGTGGTGGGCTTCGCGGTGACGAGCGGATCGAGCAGGAGATACTCGTAGAGGTCGTCCGGCGTGTTGATGCGGCCTTTCAATGTGCCCCAGTCGTTCAGTCGGATGTAGCAGGCGAGCCGCGCATCGCGCAGACGCTCGGCGCAGGCCTCACTCACCCCGCGCTGCACGGAGGCTGGCGCGTGGTTGAGAGCGGCACGCGCGATGGCTGCGTGCTGGCCGCGATCGGTGAAAGTCGGCTCGGCTGAGTCCTTCAACGCGAACGTCGACTCGAAAACGGTGAGTTGCGGATGGTCGATTCTCAGCAGGTCGCACTGAGCCAGTCGCGCCTGAATTCGGCGTATATCGGACAAGGTGCTTATTTTCGATTCGAGTTCGCCGGTGAAAATATGTCGCGTATCGTCGACGGGCCACGCGTTCAGGATGGCGAACTCGGTGATGTCGTATTCGCCTTCCATCGCCTGTACCGCCTCGACGAGCTTCAGTCTGGCCTGGCTGATATCCCCTTTAATGCCGTCTCGCCATGCTGCGTACCAGGCCAGATGAAAAAGCGTGGGCAGGCGCAGTGCGGGTGTCTGTCCCTTGTAAATCGGTGAGCTATATCCGTTCGGTGCGATGATGAGGCGTATGTCCTGTTCCTCGAATCCATAGCGGCAGCAGACTTCGGCGAACTGGGTGAGCACGCGCACGTACCGGATCAGGTTTGGAGGCAGGTCCTCGCGGCCCAGCGGATGCTTGGTCTGCGGGTTGGCGAATGCGTCTTTCCAGAACGTCGCGGAACCGTATCCCTCCAGCTCCGGATCCGCTTCCACGATCACTTCGTCGACCCAGGAGAGCATGGCTGCTGCCGCTTCGGCCTTCATGCCGAAATGCGTGGCGACGTGTCGGGACAGCTGCGAGATCATCCTGGCCTGCGTAAGCGCGCCAGTCAAACCGTGCGCTTCCGCGTCGGTTCCCTCCTGCGCACTCTGATGCAGATTGGCGACAAACTTCAGGATGTTGTCGTCGACGGTCGTCGCGTGCGTCTGCGCCGTCAGGCGGACGAGAGTGTCCACGTCCATTTTTTGTTCGCGAAGCCAGCAGGCGACGGTGTACGTGCATTTGAGGATGCGAATGGACCGTTCCGCGAGATTGGATGCGCGTGTTTCGAAGAGCTGCTGAAGGAGAGTCGTTTCCATCTGGTCCCACAACGCCAGGGTTTCACCCATGGTCAGGCCGACGAGCCTGGCAATAAGGGAGGCGCGGTAGAGACCACTGAGCAGGTGCACATTGACTTCGACCTGTCTGGTCGTCGCAAAGCCCTCTCGTATGCAACGTTCGACCTGGTCCGGGAGCATGCCCAGTGCCTCGCAAATGCACTTCATGGGACTGTTCTCTGCCAAACCGGCACTTGCCAGGAAATCGTACTTCTTGCCGAGCATGGGAAGAATGGCAGGTGAATAGACGGTGCACAGGAACGACGCTTCTCTCGGACGACCGTAACTGTTCAGGTCGCCCACGAGTCCGGCGAATGCGTTTGCGGAAAGGCCGTGGAGATCGCGAATCTGGCTGAAGGCCGTATAGAGCCTTGCATGTGCACGGAGGTCGGTGACGTCATAATCGATTTGTCGACCTATCCAGTCGATGTCTTCGAACGAGATGCCGAGAGATCGCTGGATGGCGATCGACCATAGCATGCGGTCCCAGTTGCCACTGCCTCCGTTGACGATCTTGCCAGGGTCGCCGGGTTTGTCATGCACGATTTCGAACGCGGCGTGCGGGAGGGGGTGGTTGCCATCGTGGATGAAATAGGCGCCGTAGGTTTTCGGGTTCGTGCGCAACCCGTCGGGTCCGAACGCTGGCTCGACTGCCAGGAGATCGTGCACTTGCCCGACAGATAACCCGGTCTGTCGCGTCAGGTCGGTCACCCTATCGGGAGTCGGCGTCCGCCAGGGCGTCGCGCCCTTGGCCAAGGTTGCCATACGCGCGGGGGCCCAGCGCAGCGTCGCCCGGCAAAGTTCCGGCGTTACGCGCCAGGGCGCACTGTCGTTGTAAGACACCGCCGGTTCAAATGCGTCGGCAACATCATCGAACAAAGCATCCAGTATGGATGCCTCCGTGGTTCCGAGGCCCCGGATCCACTCGTCGACGAGATCGGCGTCGGCATCGTACGGAAGCTCGAAGGGCGGGGACTTTTCTTCCTTGAGATTCCATTTGGCGTCGACGGCGGTAGCGAGGATCTCATTGACCAGGGTCAGGTTGGGTACCTCGTCATCCATATTGGCCTGGCTGAGTACGAACGTCGCCAGATCCGGTCGGCGTTTGTCGATGTGAAACACGCTGCTCACAAGGTGCAGCTTTTTCGCCTGCCGATAGAGGTCGACGAGGTAACTCGCAGGCGAGAACAGGCTGGCCACCGAGTCCGTGGCGGCGTAATTCCCGGCGCGTGCGAACCAGTCGTCGTATTGCGTGCCATCGCCGATGGTGGCGACGGTTCGCTGTCTCGCGTCCCCCGCGTCCAGCTTGCGGAGGGCGCGAGTGGTCGGGGACTGGCGGGCAATGAGGCGGTTGTGCCACTGGGCCAGCGATGAGGCACGGCTCAGTGCGGCGTCGTAGAGCGCATCGGCGTCGGTCGGGGTGTCGGCGCCCGCAGGCGTGTCGATCGTTCGGGCGTGTTCGAGAAAGGCTTGTCGTCCCTGGCGGACGACGTCCAGGCAGGAGATGAATCCGAGGCGGCTAAGGCCCGAGGCCAGGTCACTCGCGGAGATCCCGGTGCTCGGGATGGCATGGGTCGGCATGTTCGCTTCCTTGCGTCGAGGGCGGCATCCTTTACCGCTTACGGTCTGGATTACAGTCCTTAAAGCATTCAGCCGTCGTGAAATTCGCTAATGTCCTGACGCAAAGTCAGGCGCGATCGAGGGCACTTTTCGGCATAATCGAGGCCTCCCTTCTGAGTGGACTCACAATGTCGCGAGCATGGAATTTCAGTGCCGGTCCGGCAGCGCTTCCCGAAGCGGTGCTGCGACGGGCGCAAGCGGAGATGCTGGACTGGAACGGTTCCGGGGCATCGGTCATGGAGCTCTCGCATCGCGGCAAGGCCTTTATGATCCTCGCAGCGGAGGCCGAAGCGCGTCTTCGCCGGCTGATGAGCGTGCCGGCCGGGTACAAGGTGCTTTTCCTGCAGGGTGGGGCGACCCAGCATTTCGCGCAGATACCGATGAACCTGGCACCCGGGGGCGCGTCGGCCGACTATGTCGTTACAGGGCACTGGGGCGAGAAGGCCGTACGTGAGGCGTCGCCGTACATCACGGCACGCGTGGCAGCGACGTCGGAATCGGCGAATTATCTTGCGCTGCCTGCACGTGACACGTGGGATCTCGATCCGGGAGCGGCCTACCTGCACTACACGCCAAACGAGACGATCCATGGGGTCGAATTTCATGACGTGCCGGATGCCGGTGGTGTTCCCCTGGTGGCGGACATGTCATCGAACATCCTCAGCGAGCCGGTGGACGTCTCGCGCTTTGGAATGATCTACGCTGGCGCGCAGAAAAACATCGGGCCGTCGGGGCTGGTGGTGATGATCGTGCGGGACGACCTGCTGGCACGCGCGGGCCGTCCGATGGCGAAGATTTTTCGCTACGCGGAGCATGCAGCGAACGACTCCATGCTCAACACGCCGAACACCTGGGGCTGGTATCTCGCCGGGCTCACGTTCGAATGGCTGGAAGAGCAGGGCGGTCTCGTCGCAATGGGCGAACGCAATGCGCGCAAGGCCTCGACGCTGTATGACGCGATCGATGGCTCGGACGGTTTTTATCGCAGCCCGGTCGAAGTGAGCGCTCGTTCGCGCATGAATGTGCCATTCACTCTTCACGACAGCGCACTGGATGCGGCTTTCCTCGCCGAATCCGAGGCAGCCGGCCTGCTGGCGCTCAAGGGCCACAAGGCCGTCGGTGGCATGCGTGCGTCGCTTTACAACGCGGTGCCGCAGGAGGCTGTCGACGTCCTCGTGAATTTCATGCGGGACTTTATGGCGCGGCACGGTTAAAGTCGGGAGTCACCGCACTGCAGCATGCCGTTTGCGGTGATAACCGTTTCATTTGCAACCACTTAGCCGCCTGGAAGTCCATGAGCAAGACCCCCACCGATAAGCAAGCCACGCTCGTCGAAGCGCGTACGCGCATCGACAGCATCGACCAGCAACTGCAGTCGCTCATCAGCGAGCGCGCCCGTTGGGCACAGCAGGTCGGCCGGGCCAAAGGCCCGTTGAAGGCTGCGGTGGAGTATTACCGACCCGAACGGGAGGCCCAGGTCCTGCGCGGCGTGATCGACCGTAACGACGGCCCGCTGCCCAATGCCGAGCTGGTCCGTCTGTTCCGTGAAATCATGTCGTCGTGTCTGTCGCAGCAGCAGCCGCTGAAGATCGGCTTCCTCGGCCCGGAGGGGACCTTCAGCGAGCAGGCCGTGCGCAAGCATTTCGGTCACGCCGCCTACGGTCTGCCCCTGGGCAGCATCGAGGAAGTCTTTCAGGAAGTCGCCGCGGGCAATGCCGATTTCGGCGTCGTCCCGGTCGAAAATTCCGGTCAGGGCATGATTCAGATGACGCTGGACATGTTCCTCGTGTCCAAAGCCACCATCTGCGGCGAAGTGGAGCTGCGCGTCCACCAGAACCTGCTCTCGCTCACGGGCGAGCTCAAAGACGTCAAGCGCATCTACTCGCACCCGCAGTCGCTGCAGCAGTGCCAGGGCTGGTTGCGTGTCAACCTGCCCAACGCCGAGCGCATCGCGGTGTCGAGCAATGCGGAGGCTGCGCGCACGGCGAAGCTGTCGCCGGAGTCCGCGGCCATCGCTGGCGAGACGGCGGGGCGTGTGTACGGTCTGAAGACCGTGGCCGGCCCCATCGAGGACCGCTCGGACAACACGACTCGCTTTCTCGTCATCGGTCGTTCGATCTTCCCGCCGTCGGGTAACGATCGCACGTCGCTGCTGGTGTCCGTGCGTGACAAGCCAGGTGCGTTGTACGACGTCCTCAGCCCGCTGGCGCATCACGGCATCAGCATGAACCGCATCGAGTCGCGTCCGGCGCACACGGGCAAGTGGCAGTACGCGTTCTTCATCGACGTCTCCGGCCATGTCGAAGACGAGTCGATGAAGGCCGCCCTCGAGGAAATGAAGCCCGCGGCTGCCGACGTGCGCGTGCTCGGTTCCTACCCGGTCGCCTTGCCGTGACCGGCGTGTTCGACGCGGCGGCGCTCGCCAACCGGGCGACGTCGGCACTGCGTGCCTACGATCCCGGTCATGACCTGCCCGCGCTGCGCCGTCGTTTCGGTGCGGTGATTTCCGAGCTCGGGTCCAATGAGAATCCGCTCGGCCCGAGCCGCCTCGCCACGCAGGCGGCGACGCGCGTGCTCGAGGAGATGTGGCGCTATCCCGATCCCAGCGGCAAGTCGCTCAAAGAGCGTCTGTCGTCGGAACTGGGCGTCCCGCTGGCCGGCATAACCCTGGGCAACGGTTCGCATGAACTGCTGATGTTGCTGGCGCAGTGCTTCGCCGATGCGGATCACCCGGTGGTGTTCTCGCAGTATGGCTTCGCGGTGTTTCCCATCGCGGCGGCTGCCGCCGGCGCGCCGGGTATCGCCGTGCCGGCGTTGCCGGCCGATCATCCGGAGGCGCCGTACGGTCATGACCTCGATGCCATCGCCGCGGCGGTCACGCCGACGACGCGGCTGATCTATCTGGCCAACCCGAACAACCCGACCGGCACCTGGTTCACCGACGCCGCGCTCGAAGCCTTTCTCGAGCGCGTGCCAGACGAAACGATCGTGGTGGTCGACGAGGCCTACCACGAGTACGTCGACGCGGCGGGCCTCAGCACGGCGCTGCACCTGCTGGGTCGCTTCCCCAATCTGGTCGTGACGCGCACCTTCTCCAAGGCGCATGGTCTGGCCGGGCTGCGTATCGGCTACATGTCGAGTCATCCGTCCGTGGCCGCGGTGTGCGAACGCCTGCGTGAGTCTTTCAACGTGAATGTCGTGGCGCTCGCCGCGGCCGAAGCGGCGCTGGGCGATCACGAGCATCGCGCCCGCGTGCGCGAGGTCAATCGTCGCGATCGCGCGTGGCTGACCGGGGAGCTCACGGCGCACGGCATGCGCGTGCTCCCATCGCAGACCAACTTCCTGCTCGTCGATCTCGGTCGCGACGCCGCCTCGTTCGAGGCGCACCTCTTCGAGCGCGCCGTCATCGTGCGCCCCATGGGTGGCTATCGCCTGCCCGACACGGTACGCATCAGCATCGGCAGTCGCGCTGAATTACAACGTCTTCTGGAGAACCTGCCATGAGCCGCATGGACTGGCAAAGCCGCGCAGGCACCGGCCTGCACGGCGACATCGTCGTACCCGGTGACAAATCCGTATCCCATCGCGCCTTGATGTTCGGCGCCCTGGCTGACGGTGTGACCCATATCCGCGGCTTCCTGGAAGGTGAGGACACCCGCGCCACGGCGGCGATCCTCGGCAAGCTCGGCGTGCGCTTCGAAACGCCGGCGCCGGGCGAGCGTGTCGTTCACGGCGTGGGCCTGCACGGCCTGCGCGGCACGGCGGACCATCTGGACTGCGGTAACGCGGGCACGGGGATGCGTCTTCTTGCCGGCCTGCTTGCCGGTCAGGCGTTCGGCAGCACGCTGGTCGGTGATGAATCGCTGTCGCGCCGGCCGATGCGGCGCGTAACGGATCCGCTCGCTCTGATGGGCGCGACCATCGACACCGAGGACGGCAAGCCGCCGCTACGCATCCACGCCGGCGCGAAGCTCAGGGGCATCAGCTACCGGCCGCCCGTGGCGAGTGCCCAGATCAAGTCGGCGTTATTGCTGGCCGGCCTGTACGCCGAAGGCACGACGGAGGTCATCGAGCCGCATCCGACCCGCGACTACACCGAGAGCATGCTCAAGGCGTTCGGCTGGCCCATCGAGTATTCGCCGGGCAAGGCGAAACTGGAGGGCGGTCACCGCCTGACCGCGGTCGACGTGGACGTCCCGGCCGACTTCTCCTCGGCGGCGTTCTTCATCGTCGCAGCCTGCGTGGTGCCCGGTTCGTATGTACGGATCAAGGGTGTGGGCCTCAATCCACGTCGTACCGGCCTGCTGGCTGCGCTCGAACTCATGGGTGCGGACATCGCGGTCGAGAACGAGCGCAGCAGCGGCGGTGAAGACATTGGCGACCTCGTCGTTCGCTATCGGAAGCTGCACGGGGTGGCGCTGCCGCTCGATATCGTGCCGGACATGATCGACGAGTTCCCGGCGTTGTTCGTCGCGGCGGCGGTGGCCGAGGGCATGACCACGATCCGTGGCGCGGCCGAACTCCGGGTCAAGGAGTCCGACCGCATCGCCAGCATGGCCAACGGCCTGAAGGCCTGCGGCGTGCTGATCGACGAACTGCCGGACGGCGCGATGATCCGTGGCGGCACGATCGGTGGCGGCAACGTCGACAGCCACGGCGATCACCGCATCGCGATGAGTTTCGCCATCGCCGGCCTCGTCGCTTCCGCGCCGATCTCGATCGGCGACTGTACGAATGTCGCCACGTCATTCCCGGGGTTCATGGAGCTGGCCAACGGTCTGGGCTTCAATCTCTCGGTCGTCTGATTCCGCCGTGCGGTCATAGGGGGTACGCTTCCGTCTCCCCGAGACCGGAAGCCCTCATGGCCGAGAAGATTCCCCCGTTCGTCGTCGTCGTACCCGCACGTTTCGGGTCGACCCGCCTGCCGGGCAAGCCCCTGCTGAAGATCGCCGGCGAGTCCATGATTCGTCGGGTGGCGGCGCGGGCAGGGCAGGCGGGTGCCGCCCAGGTCGTGGTGGCCACCGACGACGAGCGCGTGGCGAAGGAGCTGCGCGGCTGCGGCGACATCCTCGTCTGCATGACGCGCGAGGACCACGCGTCCGGCAGCGACCGCATCGCGGAGACGGTCAACCATTTCGGCTGGCCGGAAGACACCATCGTGGTGAACCTGCAGGGCGACGAGCCGTTCGCGCCCGCCGCGGGTATCCGTGCCGTGGTGGCCACCCTGGCCGGGGACGACGCGCCGATGGCCACCCTGGCGACCCCGATCGAGCACGCCGAGGAATTCTTCGACCCGAACATCGTCAAGGTGGTCCGGTCCGGGAACGGCCGGGCGCTGTATTTCACCCGGGCGCCCGCGCCCTGGGCCCGGGACGAGTTCGCGAAGGACCGCGGCGTCCTGCCGCCTCATGTCCCGTTCCTGCGCCACATCGGGATCTACGCCTACCGTGCGGGCTTCCTGCGTCGTCTGGCGGCTCTGCCGCGTACGCCGCTGGAGCGGATCGAGTCCCTGGAGCAGCTGCGGGCGCTGGAGCACGGCTATGCCATCTCGGTCCGGCCGACGCCGGAGCCGTTCCCGCCGGGGATCGACACGGCGGAGGATCTGGAGCGGGCCGAGCGCTGGGTGGCGGCGCAGCTGAAGGGCTGAGCCGGCGCGATTGGCCCGCCGAGGCCTTGGTATTGCGTAAGAATCGATCCCGTCGCGCCGGCGTGTAGGGGATCGCTGACGCTGGGCCGAGGCGCTTGCCTAGGCCCGGCGTCGGCCTCCGCCGGGCGCGCCGCATAGGGCGGCGACGTAACCTATCCCTGTCGCCAAGCTCTCCCCCTAAGGACGGCGACGCTCCCACGGAAGGTCCGGCGCCGGCATGATTCATCCCATGCCGGCGTTTTCGCGTCCGGCGTACACGGACGCGGTAAAATGACCGGTATGGAGCACACCGAGTCGCATCCGTTCGACGGCAAGGCCTTCGTTCGTCATCTCACCACCTCGCCTGGCGTCTACCGCTATTTCGACGCGGAGGACGAGCTGCTGTACGTGGGTAAGGCCGCCAACCTCAAGAAGCGGACCAGTAACTATTTCCTCAAGCCGCCGATGGATCCGCGCATCGCCTCGATGGTGTCGCAGATCGCGCGCGCGGAAGTGACGCTGACCCGCACCGCGGGCGAGGCGCTGCTGCTCGAATCGCAGCTGATCAAGTCGCTGAAACCGCGCTACAACATCGTCCTGCGCGACGACAAGAGCTATCCCTACATCTACCTGTCGAGCACCGACGAATACCCGCGACTGGCTTTCCATCGGGGCGCGAAGACGGGCCCCGGCCGTTATTTCGGGCCGTACCCGAGCACGTTCGCCGTGCGCGAGAGCCTCGGCCTCATGCAGAAGCTGTTCAAGGTGCGCCAGTGCGAGGACAGCTATTTCAGGAATCGTTCCCGGCCCTGCCTGCAGCATCAGATCGGCCGCTGCAGCGCACCGTGTGTGCGCCTGATCGACGTGCCGGATTACGCGAATGACGTGCGCCACGCCGAGATGTTCCTCGAAGGGCGCAGCAGTGCGGTGATCGATGAACTGGCCGTGGCCATGGAAACCGCCAGTCAGTCGCTCAATTTCGAGCGCGCGGCGACGCTACGCGATCAGGTCGCCGCCCTCCGCCGGCTCCAGGCACAGCACTTCGTGCAAGGCGCGAGCGCCGATATGGATGTGATCGCCTGCAGCATGGAGGGCGGCATGGCGTGCGTCAGCGTGCTGTTCTTCCGTAATGGCGTCAGCCTGGGATCGCGCGATTTCTTCCCGCGACTGGGTACCGATGCGTCGCTGGGCGACGTCCTCGCGCAGTTCATCGCGCAGTACTACCTCGAGCGG from Luteibacter mycovicinus includes:
- the serC gene encoding 3-phosphoserine/phosphohydroxythreonine transaminase, producing MSRAWNFSAGPAALPEAVLRRAQAEMLDWNGSGASVMELSHRGKAFMILAAEAEARLRRLMSVPAGYKVLFLQGGATQHFAQIPMNLAPGGASADYVVTGHWGEKAVREASPYITARVAATSESANYLALPARDTWDLDPGAAYLHYTPNETIHGVEFHDVPDAGGVPLVADMSSNILSEPVDVSRFGMIYAGAQKNIGPSGLVVMIVRDDLLARAGRPMAKIFRYAEHAANDSMLNTPNTWGWYLAGLTFEWLEEQGGLVAMGERNARKASTLYDAIDGSDGFYRSPVEVSARSRMNVPFTLHDSALDAAFLAESEAAGLLALKGHKAVGGMRASLYNAVPQEAVDVLVNFMRDFMARHG
- a CDS encoding neuraminidase-like domain-containing protein; amino-acid sequence: MPTHAIPSTGISASDLASGLSRLGFISCLDVVRQGRQAFLEHARTIDTPAGADTPTDADALYDAALSRASSLAQWHNRLIARQSPTTRALRKLDAGDARQRTVATIGDGTQYDDWFARAGNYAATDSVASLFSPASYLVDLYRQAKKLHLVSSVFHIDKRRPDLATFVLSQANMDDEVPNLTLVNEILATAVDAKWNLKEEKSPPFELPYDADADLVDEWIRGLGTTEASILDALFDDVADAFEPAVSYNDSAPWRVTPELCRATLRWAPARMATLAKGATPWRTPTPDRVTDLTRQTGLSVGQVHDLLAVEPAFGPDGLRTNPKTYGAYFIHDGNHPLPHAAFEIVHDKPGDPGKIVNGGSGNWDRMLWSIAIQRSLGISFEDIDWIGRQIDYDVTDLRAHARLYTAFSQIRDLHGLSANAFAGLVGDLNSYGRPREASFLCTVYSPAILPMLGKKYDFLASAGLAENSPMKCICEALGMLPDQVERCIREGFATTRQVEVNVHLLSGLYRASLIARLVGLTMGETLALWDQMETTLLQQLFETRASNLAERSIRILKCTYTVACWLREQKMDVDTLVRLTAQTHATTVDDNILKFVANLHQSAQEGTDAEAHGLTGALTQARMISQLSRHVATHFGMKAEAAAAMLSWVDEVIVEADPELEGYGSATFWKDAFANPQTKHPLGREDLPPNLIRYVRVLTQFAEVCCRYGFEEQDIRLIIAPNGYSSPIYKGQTPALRLPTLFHLAWYAAWRDGIKGDISQARLKLVEAVQAMEGEYDITEFAILNAWPVDDTRHIFTGELESKISTLSDIRRIQARLAQCDLLRIDHPQLTVFESTFALKDSAEPTFTDRGQHAAIARAALNHAPASVQRGVSEACAERLRDARLACYIRLNDWGTLKGRINTPDDLYEYLLLDPLVTAKPTTSRLAEAIASVQLYLHRCREGMEPDVIASALAELKRPGGYFDYWDAYHKRYGTWAGLQRLLRYPGSFLDPALRYRKTEAFSKLENALASARLSKEHTEKVFREFVAATCDRLDMRYDSAFLVEDGKNTHIFMLGHMEQNPRRYFWQRVDNPYVSAWKWSDWHEVTFQPGTRELVRPSIFVYRSRLHVAWWCIRPSSEASTEPTPLYDITLMIAVQTTDSGWTSYTYDVVRGEKFTLYTDGTVGVAGDYSFGIVAALFTGTVMTRFLIVSPDMTKKPESEWPLHNNFSLTVRDVPGRIHVRQTLHYRELENSSDDDGVVADDEVNSMKVSNYHDDFPHASLVFEYPGKAFGKVTLDLIGTNIVIAHRSVSSHLIAALSRGIETFLAYRTQHDMPSDWPAWHTGYGYYLWELFLHAPLLIASRLIDEQDFDEATTWLSRLFSPSGYIGTNGAPLLDSANKPLYWNPLPLQDDVSWGSTGTESTDDPDIIAMLDPMHYKLAIFQRWLKLYLDRGDRAYRQQTRDTLTEAKMWYVQASQLLGEQPYFHEVPGSLWPNPSLSRAATSTLGALDVLEGTVEPGEELPADPGPRGQIDLIDGMFLSPLDDDTLQWWPRIAMRLRYLRAGLSLDGRPLVLPLYETPVSPRELQQRRLAAGANGRNLGGPVPAMPVYRFLYALERARSIVREVMQFGMTLQSLMERKDGDAMGALREDQAVAIQALVKDDYLDRQRQLQTTERGLKQSRARAEQRRDHYQSLIDRNLLSEETAAQIIRYALPPLYHLTAGAGAAAAFLDTVPNSYTGGMSFGVGGSKWSAVGNAVVQGMQLEAAGMESVAAGLEQKAAYAVRRDEWNTQKTLAEGDIEQIDIQLEINASEQRQAIDASELLDLQYEHARATRDLLATRFSSQELFGWQASRASTLYYQLYDMALGLCGEAQSAYAYETRQPEGFILPGVWDDLHQGLLAGEGLLLGLQRMEQAFQQQNIRPLEVERTVSLAALADQPLADLIAEVMGADAGEGMSIRDSGALKVEYGKQGLDISFSLKDAGIATDYPASMNLGTARRIKSMALTLPALLGPYEDIRALLGYDGAYASDMPRGCQAVAISRGLADSGQFVLDFNDARYLPFEGIPVDDPGEIRLSFPDPADRPQREMLLSITDAILHVRYTIQEDATTRRVRA
- the hisC gene encoding histidinol-phosphate transaminase, with product MTGVFDAAALANRATSALRAYDPGHDLPALRRRFGAVISELGSNENPLGPSRLATQAATRVLEEMWRYPDPSGKSLKERLSSELGVPLAGITLGNGSHELLMLLAQCFADADHPVVFSQYGFAVFPIAAAAAGAPGIAVPALPADHPEAPYGHDLDAIAAAVTPTTRLIYLANPNNPTGTWFTDAALEAFLERVPDETIVVVDEAYHEYVDAAGLSTALHLLGRFPNLVVTRTFSKAHGLAGLRIGYMSSHPSVAAVCERLRESFNVNVVALAAAEAALGDHEHRARVREVNRRDRAWLTGELTAHGMRVLPSQTNFLLVDLGRDAASFEAHLFERAVIVRPMGGYRLPDTVRISIGSRAELQRLLENLP
- the aroA gene encoding 3-phosphoshikimate 1-carboxyvinyltransferase, which produces MSRMDWQSRAGTGLHGDIVVPGDKSVSHRALMFGALADGVTHIRGFLEGEDTRATAAILGKLGVRFETPAPGERVVHGVGLHGLRGTADHLDCGNAGTGMRLLAGLLAGQAFGSTLVGDESLSRRPMRRVTDPLALMGATIDTEDGKPPLRIHAGAKLRGISYRPPVASAQIKSALLLAGLYAEGTTEVIEPHPTRDYTESMLKAFGWPIEYSPGKAKLEGGHRLTAVDVDVPADFSSAAFFIVAACVVPGSYVRIKGVGLNPRRTGLLAALELMGADIAVENERSSGGEDIGDLVVRYRKLHGVALPLDIVPDMIDEFPALFVAAAVAEGMTTIRGAAELRVKESDRIASMANGLKACGVLIDELPDGAMIRGGTIGGGNVDSHGDHRIAMSFAIAGLVASAPISIGDCTNVATSFPGFMELANGLGFNLSVV
- the uvrC gene encoding excinuclease ABC subunit UvrC, whose amino-acid sequence is MEHTESHPFDGKAFVRHLTTSPGVYRYFDAEDELLYVGKAANLKKRTSNYFLKPPMDPRIASMVSQIARAEVTLTRTAGEALLLESQLIKSLKPRYNIVLRDDKSYPYIYLSSTDEYPRLAFHRGAKTGPGRYFGPYPSTFAVRESLGLMQKLFKVRQCEDSYFRNRSRPCLQHQIGRCSAPCVRLIDVPDYANDVRHAEMFLEGRSSAVIDELAVAMETASQSLNFERAATLRDQVAALRRLQAQHFVQGASADMDVIACSMEGGMACVSVLFFRNGVSLGSRDFFPRLGTDASLGDVLAQFIAQYYLERQVPRELILSDTVEDIDVLASVLSEHAGYTVSLKPSVRGERARFLEMAQRNAGAALTSRLASRHTLLARFDDLQKVLALDVMPRRIECFDISHTMGEATVASCVVFGPEGPEKSHYRRFNIAGITPGDDYAAMHQALTRRFKKVVEGGVRPDILLIDGGTGQVAQAVDVLRELGVEGIRVVGVAKGPGRRAGEETLVLAESGKTLHPGTSSPALHLVAAVRDEAHRFAISGHRRRREAARERSTLEDVAGVGARRRAALLKAFGGLAGVEAAGVEELMSVKGIDRGLAERIYAMLHP
- the pheA gene encoding prephenate dehydratase, whose protein sequence is MSKTPTDKQATLVEARTRIDSIDQQLQSLISERARWAQQVGRAKGPLKAAVEYYRPEREAQVLRGVIDRNDGPLPNAELVRLFREIMSSCLSQQQPLKIGFLGPEGTFSEQAVRKHFGHAAYGLPLGSIEEVFQEVAAGNADFGVVPVENSGQGMIQMTLDMFLVSKATICGEVELRVHQNLLSLTGELKDVKRIYSHPQSLQQCQGWLRVNLPNAERIAVSSNAEAARTAKLSPESAAIAGETAGRVYGLKTVAGPIEDRSDNTTRFLVIGRSIFPPSGNDRTSLLVSVRDKPGALYDVLSPLAHHGISMNRIESRPAHTGKWQYAFFIDVSGHVEDESMKAALEEMKPAAADVRVLGSYPVALP
- the kdsB gene encoding 3-deoxy-manno-octulosonate cytidylyltransferase encodes the protein MAEKIPPFVVVVPARFGSTRLPGKPLLKIAGESMIRRVAARAGQAGAAQVVVATDDERVAKELRGCGDILVCMTREDHASGSDRIAETVNHFGWPEDTIVVNLQGDEPFAPAAGIRAVVATLAGDDAPMATLATPIEHAEEFFDPNIVKVVRSGNGRALYFTRAPAPWARDEFAKDRGVLPPHVPFLRHIGIYAYRAGFLRRLAALPRTPLERIESLEQLRALEHGYAISVRPTPEPFPPGIDTAEDLERAERWVAAQLKG